AAGTCTGGGATTCCCTCGTGAGTGTTCATCGAATGTAATGCAGAGAATTATCTATACGAATCATGACTATTGCTATTTTAATACTTTGCACTTCTAGATTGATCAATCGTCAAGAATATGCCTTTTATTTTGACGACCGtgtcttcgtttcttgaaacaCGTGGCGCAACATTTCTCTTGTACAATTAATGAAACATTGCACATTCGTTTATAGGTTGCACACATCGAGGCTGGTACTATGGTGTCCTTGCATTCTGGAACAAATGTGTTATAGATACCCTCtgcaaattaaaattcaaacaaATACTTCGCAGTTAGTATCATGGTTAACGATCTATAATAACAGTTAGTTCCTATATGTATAGGCATCGTAAAGAAGAAGCAAAGGAAACGATAATAGTTCTTAAGTGTGTATTCAAGTTTCTACCGTTCCCTCGAACGACAATTTCCTCTGTTATATGCTATTACCGGATTTGTCGTTCGTGCATTGCCGCCTATGATAACAACGTCTTGTGTCGATTGGTCTCCTCTCAGGGTTGCAATCGTTGGACAGCAATTCCGTTATACGATCGCGACATTCGACTTCCCTCCGTTTAATACCGATCCTTACGAGACAGGTTGCATTGCAGGAACCCCATCTTCCTGTAAGCATGCCCATAAAGATGAATGTTTAATGCACCTGATCTTTACTGCAGCCTCTTTGATGGGAGATCAAAGTAAACATTGGTACGTATACACGTATACCTCATCGTATATACGTAGGACCTCCTTCCTCCATAATTAGCAGAAGAATATAATTACCGGTAATATACAAGAAagcaaaaggactttatatgAAAGCGATAAGCAACCTACCAGTCACCCATCTACCACCCTGACAGAGTTCAACGCTGACGGGTTTGTTCTCGAGACTACAGTCTCCTTGAACCGAACAGCTAACTTTCCTGCTCCTCTTTCCATTGGTGCAGTGGCTCCATTTTGAAACGATCCACTTCGACTTGGTATTATACATGGAATTGTCCGGGTTCTCGTCGACCACGTTATCAAACTCGAGGATTTCCGGTTCCTCCGTGGTCAACCCGTCGACGATCGTGATACCGTCCTGATCGTTCGAGCTTACATTGTAGAATGAGGCGTCCTTGTTGTCAGCGTACACGATCAAAGGTGGTTCGGTGGAGCTACAAGGTGGTAAGTTGGGGCACGGACTGACTTCTTCGGGTCTCACATCCCTGTTGCAATCTCTGTCGGGCAAGGCTAAGTCGGATCGATTAGGACCCATCCCCGAAGAGACGCACATCACTGAACGTTTTCGAAGCGCACCTTCTCCGCACGTTACCGGGCACATTTGCCACGGACCGATCCACCAcctgatttttttaaaaagaagatATTTCAAAAGCTGTCGAAGAGATGAGATcgtatgaaaatgtaaaattgatgaaaaagcAGTTTTTGTTGTACAATAAAATctagaaatatgtatataaaatttgataGGTTTTTCTTGATTTCGACGAAGGCCAAAGTCAATTGGTGTTCTACCTAGCAGGGCAGGGATTCAGATTGCATTCCCGCAAAATCGATTCCGGCTTCTCGATACCATCGCAAAACTGGTCCTCGACAATTCCGCTCTTCTTTTCGTTGCAGACCGCTTTCGAGGTTTGGGTACCGCCACCGCAAGTGGCCGTGCACAGTGACCAGTCGGAAAATAACCAAGAGTACTCTGGTGCTCGATCGGGTTCTTTCTTCGGTACAGTGTACTCGTACCGCAGCCCGAAATTACGATAGTGCCCTCTGGAAATCAACTGAAGCGATGGCACAATATTATTGAGAATGAGAAGAAAGCAGCTAGAAAGTTGTAACATTTATAAAAGATTCGTTGTTGCAACATTTTATAGGGGGTCAAGCTGAAACTTTACATACGTAGACAGCGATGTCCTCCCGAATAGGTCCAGGGATTCGAACTTTTTCCCTATCGCGATCTCGTTCGTAGAGAGCTGGAGTACCAGCAACTTCATACTCCCCTGCTAAGGTGATCTGCCTGtccaattattaattatcacgaATCACAGCTCGATCTTTTTACCAAATTTCTCGCAACATCGTTTAACAGTTACCCACCGTTTTCCATTGAGGAAGTACTTGTCAGAGTTCGGTACCCCAATGCCGATGTAATTCTTGCTGTTGCCGATCTCTTCGATTTTGATGTTTCTCGAGCCAGAAGGAACAACTACAACCTCCTTGTAACCGGGACCATCGTTCTTGTCGTATATTCCTCCTGTTGTCTCGCACTGCGTCCCGTCCCCGTGACAAATGCCGCAACGGTCTTCTGTGGCGTCGGAATCGACGGTCCAATCGCAGCCGACTTTCTAAAGTTGTCGAGTATCATTCTGGAATTAATCGAAATTCAAAGGAACAGATGTTCTTTAATTTCAGAGGAAACGGACTAACCCGACAGATTCCAGCGATGCACATGTCTCTGGTACCGACGTTGCAGGGTGTGCCGTCGAGGGCAGCTTCACCCCATGGCACGATCACGCTCTCCTCTGTGTCGGTGCAGTATAATTCGCAAGGTTCCGCTATACCCAACATGTTTACATTGAATCTTCCGTTATAATTGTGTTCTGATCGGATATGGTTCTTGCCTTACTTTGATCAAAATATGGTAACCAAGTGTAGTTTTTCCCTTTGTACTCCTTGCCATCGTAATTGCTACACTGGATCGCTCTGAAGCTGGGCGTGCCCTCGGGGCACGGTTGGGTGTTGCAAATCTTGTACCGTCGTCTCTCGCCAATGCAGAACTTCCCCCCGTGGGCTGGTTCCGGATGGTCGCATTTCCGCTCCACGATGGAGACACCCGCGCCGCAGCTCCTCGAACATTCGCTCCAGGAACCCCATTCACCCCAACCACCATCGATTTGCCGTGGCCT
This region of Osmia lignaria lignaria isolate PbOS001 chromosome 10, iyOsmLign1, whole genome shotgun sequence genomic DNA includes:
- the LOC117611944 gene encoding A disintegrin and metalloproteinase with thrombospondin motifs 7 isoform X1, coding for MRYSLVLQAFIVVVHVVPEARLHRPSNVRGIYTLEKHVHDHEIVIPRKVTHLGELISHNVTHHHHEDGPVVHYRLSVGGNEYHIELTGVENFIGPGMVVERRKRGIHVRSRPKNRSSKCHYRGFIQGHTNSQVALSACDGLAGMLRGEHGEFWLEPVAVSPEEEGVRVEERLEEDAGAEGRSLDGLHRNSLAGRPHLVFRRSVEQPQLEIGAAGRTRRRRKKKRKLERNCGTREPRRLTETRLEWQTQPGLVQVQGRGRRKQHQTKRWQRSRRSISRPRHVEALVVADTTMMAFHQDGDVETYLLTIMNMVSSLYLDPTIGNFINVVVVRIILVEEDEAERGHLHSASRGTVQANVSFQQGLDITVNADRTLYNFCKWQQKLNPADDSHPNHHDVAILVTREDICSRANTPCSTLGVAHVAGMCQPDRSCSVNEDNGITLAHTITHELGHNFGMYHDTEKIGCSKRDGDTLHVMTPTFEVDTIGVAWSRCSRRDITNFLDQGKGVCLEDEPADNDYAYPDLPPGAMYNAEHQCRLQFGVREASVCSPLQEICSKLWCIVDGTCTTMLHPAAPGTHCGKHMWCQNQECVPIVDRPRQIDGGWGEWGSWSECSRSCGAGVSIVERKCDHPEPAHGGKFCIGERRRYKICNTQPCPEGTPSFRAIQCSNYDGKEYKGKNYTWLPYFDQTEPCELYCTDTEESVIVPWGEAALDGTPCNVGTRDMCIAGICRKVGCDWTVDSDATEDRCGICHGDGTQCETTGGIYDKNDGPGYKEVVVVPSGSRNIKIEEIGNSKNYIGIGVPNSDKYFLNGKRQITLAGEYEVAGTPALYERDRDREKVRIPGPIREDIAVYLISRGHYRNFGLRYEYTVPKKEPDRAPEYSWLFSDWSLCTATCGGGTQTSKAVCNEKKSGIVEDQFCDGIEKPESILRECNLNPCPARWWIGPWQMCPVTCGEGALRKRSVMCVSSGMGPNRSDLALPDRDCNRDVRPEEVSPCPNLPPCSSTEPPLIVYADNKDASFYNVSSNDQDGITIVDGLTTEEPEILEFDNVVDENPDNSMYNTKSKWIVSKWSHCTNGKRSRKVSCSVQGDCSLENKPVSVELCQGGRWVTGRWGSCNATCLVRIGIKRREVECRDRITELLSNDCNPERRPIDTRRCYHRRQCTNDKSECKDTIVPASMCATYKRMCNVSLIVQEKCCATCFKKRRHGRQNKRHILDD
- the LOC117611944 gene encoding A disintegrin and metalloproteinase with thrombospondin motifs 7 isoform X2, producing the protein MRYSLVLQAFIVVVHVVPEARLHRPSNVRGIYTLEKHVHDHEIVIPRKVTHLGELISHNVTHHHHEDGPVVHYRLSVGGNEYHIELTGVENFIGPGMVVERRKRGIHVRSRPKNRSSKCHYRGFIQGHTNSQVALSACDGLAGMLRGEHGEFWLEPVAVSPEEEGVRVEERLEEDAGAEGRSLDGLHRNSLAGRPHLVFRRSVEQPQLEIGAAGRTRRRRKKKRKLERNCGTREPRRLTETRLEWQTQPGLVQVQGRGRRKQHQTKRWQRSRRSISRPRHVEALVVADTTMMAFHQDGDVETYLLTIMNMVSSLYLDPTIGNFINVVVVRIILVEEDEAEQGLDITVNADRTLYNFCKWQQKLNPADDSHPNHHDVAILVTREDICSRANTPCSTLGVAHVAGMCQPDRSCSVNEDNGITLAHTITHELGHNFGMYHDTEKIGCSKRDGDTLHVMTPTFEVDTIGVAWSRCSRRDITNFLDQGKGVCLEDEPADNDYAYPDLPPGAMYNAEHQCRLQFGVREASVCSPLQEICSKLWCIVDGTCTTMLHPAAPGTHCGKHMWCQNQECVPIVDRPRQIDGGWGEWGSWSECSRSCGAGVSIVERKCDHPEPAHGGKFCIGERRRYKICNTQPCPEGTPSFRAIQCSNYDGKEYKGKNYTWLPYFDQTEPCELYCTDTEESVIVPWGEAALDGTPCNVGTRDMCIAGICRKVGCDWTVDSDATEDRCGICHGDGTQCETTGGIYDKNDGPGYKEVVVVPSGSRNIKIEEIGNSKNYIGIGVPNSDKYFLNGKRQITLAGEYEVAGTPALYERDRDREKVRIPGPIREDIAVYLISRGHYRNFGLRYEYTVPKKEPDRAPEYSWLFSDWSLCTATCGGGTQTSKAVCNEKKSGIVEDQFCDGIEKPESILRECNLNPCPARWWIGPWQMCPVTCGEGALRKRSVMCVSSGMGPNRSDLALPDRDCNRDVRPEEVSPCPNLPPCSSTEPPLIVYADNKDASFYNVSSNDQDGITIVDGLTTEEPEILEFDNVVDENPDNSMYNTKSKWIVSKWSHCTNGKRSRKVSCSVQGDCSLENKPVSVELCQGGRWVTGRWGSCNATCLVRIGIKRREVECRDRITELLSNDCNPERRPIDTRRCYHRRQCTNDKSECKDTIVPASMCATYKRMCNVSLIVQEKCCATCFKKRRHGRQNKRHILDD